In the Hordeum vulgare subsp. vulgare chromosome 7H, MorexV3_pseudomolecules_assembly, whole genome shotgun sequence genome, one interval contains:
- the LOC123410349 gene encoding protein GOS9-like, protein MSSSPVVKLGPWGGDDGVAHDITVAPQRLESITIRWGKVLDSVAFTYRDKDNQLHTAGPWGGAGGEKEDPDTITLGPSEYITQVDWSVGPFKLKEIEHCITSLKFVTNQASYGPFGYAVDSTHYSLPVLNNGSVVGMFGRAGDYLHAIGFYVLPETSLAS, encoded by the exons ATG AGCAGCAGCCCGGTGGTGAAGCTGGGGCCGTGGGGGGGCGACGACGGGGTGGCCCACGACATCACGGTGGCGCCGCAGCGGCTGGAGAGCATCACCATCCGCTGGGGCAAGGTCCTCGACTCCGTCGCCTTCACCTACAGGGACAAGGACAACCAGCTGCACACCGCCGGGCCCTGGGGCGGCGCCGGAGGGGAGAAGGAAGACCCGGACACG ATCACGTTGGGCCCCTCGGAGTACATAACTCAGGTCGACTGGTCGGTGGGACCGTTCAAGCTCAAGGAGATCGAGCACTGCATCACCTCGCTCAAGTTTGTGACCAACCAGGCCAGCTACGGCCCGTTCGGGTACGCGGTGGACAGCACGCACTACAGCCTGCCCGTGCTCAACAACGGCAGCGTCGTCGGCATGTTCGGCCGCGCCGGAGACTACCTCCACGCCATCGGCTTCTACGTCCTCCCAGAGACCAGTCTCGCATCTTGA